In one uncultured Devosia sp. genomic region, the following are encoded:
- a CDS encoding MFS transporter → MSATETARPTEGSTPWGIVVCMSLTMFVLIASEFMPVALLTPIAGELGITEGQAGQAIAFSGFFAVITALFGPSLLRRLDRRSVMLGYTVVLVLSGITVALAPNYLVFMAGRALIGIAIGGYISLTTAILARIVLGRDLPKALSMLQGGSALASVLAQPLGSLLGGVVSWRGAFFVVVPLGIIAFVWQAIALPRVPPTAAVAIRNIFGLLRDKVFATGMVAMIAFFTGQFALSTYLRPFLEFVTRLDIGSLSAYLLAIGLAGLFGTTVISVFLRKHLTAVLIGFPAILVIVALALVGLGSHAVATAILLIVWGLFTTPVPVAWNTWMTRVIPDRLEAGGSLFVALIQFAITFGAFMGGILYDHAGWWSAFVFGAAAFAMSAMVGVLVTRDTYSGQTA, encoded by the coding sequence ATGTCGGCGACGGAGACAGCGCGTCCAACAGAAGGCTCAACCCCTTGGGGCATCGTGGTCTGCATGTCGCTGACCATGTTCGTGCTCATCGCATCGGAATTCATGCCGGTGGCCCTGCTCACGCCGATCGCCGGGGAGCTCGGCATCACCGAGGGCCAGGCTGGACAAGCCATCGCGTTCTCGGGGTTCTTCGCCGTCATCACCGCCTTGTTCGGGCCGTCGTTGCTGCGTCGCCTCGACCGACGCAGCGTGATGCTGGGCTACACTGTCGTGCTGGTGCTTTCAGGAATTACCGTCGCCCTCGCACCGAACTATCTTGTCTTTATGGCCGGTCGCGCTCTTATCGGCATAGCGATCGGCGGTTACATCTCCTTGACCACGGCCATCCTCGCCCGGATCGTCCTGGGTCGTGACTTGCCGAAGGCTCTCTCTATGCTGCAGGGGGGCAGCGCCTTGGCGTCAGTTCTCGCCCAACCCCTCGGCAGCCTGCTGGGCGGGGTGGTCAGCTGGAGAGGGGCGTTCTTCGTGGTCGTGCCCCTGGGCATCATCGCCTTCGTCTGGCAGGCAATCGCCTTGCCCCGCGTTCCTCCTACCGCCGCCGTCGCGATCAGGAACATATTCGGGTTGCTTCGAGACAAGGTTTTCGCGACCGGCATGGTTGCCATGATCGCCTTTTTCACCGGCCAGTTTGCCTTGTCGACCTATCTACGCCCATTTCTGGAGTTCGTGACACGCCTCGATATCGGAAGTCTGTCGGCCTATCTGCTCGCGATCGGTCTGGCGGGCCTGTTCGGCACGACGGTCATCAGTGTCTTCCTTCGAAAGCACCTTACAGCGGTGCTTATCGGGTTCCCTGCCATTCTGGTGATCGTCGCCCTGGCCCTGGTCGGTCTTGGATCACATGCCGTGGCGACCGCGATCTTGCTCATTGTATGGGGGCTTTTTACGACCCCTGTACCCGTTGCCTGGAACACATGGATGACGCGGGTCATCCCGGATCGCCTGGAAGCCGGCGGTAGCCTGTTCGTGGCACTTATCCAGTTCGCCATCACGTTCGGCGCGTTCATGGGCGGCATTCTCTACGACCATGCCGGATGGTGGAGCGCCTTCGTCTTTGGCGCCGCCGCTTTCGCGATGTCTGCGATGGTCGGGGTCCTTGTCACTCGCGACACGTATTCGGGGCAGACTGCCTGA
- a CDS encoding AAA family ATPase: MTQLHRALGTLMQETVRAERKYQSRLEAARGAPIKAEELYLLPVIGPSGATKSRSLKLFTDTILEDPDLEPGEVPILVVTVKSSVKSTRHLQAAILLAFGDVGAASEVLNTRSYVEARVNLDLLQKARAKKTRIVILDECHTMIQNAGPVHLENIANALKSLVNDGLFSLVLVGTDRVRRLITFKENHSRQKRIVDFGAASLDDADDVTYFMQFVGRFERELVTAQVIDEPLNLIADVATRALVFDMAQGVVGTVVRFLRLALEESFDNDEPMDWNHIAKAFRAWNRGLEKPGKDPFANKTGSAATEKKLKAIEAEVMEAAR, encoded by the coding sequence ATGACTCAGCTCCACCGGGCACTCGGCACGCTGATGCAGGAAACGGTCCGCGCCGAGCGCAAATACCAAAGCCGCCTCGAAGCCGCTCGGGGCGCACCCATCAAGGCCGAGGAACTCTACCTCCTCCCGGTCATCGGTCCGTCCGGGGCCACCAAGAGCCGATCTCTCAAACTCTTCACGGACACGATCCTCGAAGATCCCGACCTAGAGCCCGGCGAGGTGCCGATCCTCGTCGTCACGGTCAAGTCGTCCGTCAAATCGACACGCCACCTGCAGGCAGCCATCCTCCTGGCATTCGGTGACGTCGGAGCCGCATCGGAAGTCCTCAACACGCGTTCCTACGTCGAGGCCCGGGTCAATCTGGACTTGCTCCAGAAGGCACGGGCCAAGAAGACGCGCATCGTCATCCTCGATGAGTGCCACACCATGATCCAGAACGCCGGCCCGGTGCATCTGGAAAACATCGCCAACGCGCTCAAGAGCCTCGTCAACGACGGGCTGTTCAGCCTGGTGCTCGTCGGTACCGACCGCGTGCGGCGCCTGATCACGTTCAAGGAGAACCATTCCCGCCAGAAGCGCATCGTCGACTTCGGGGCAGCATCGCTCGACGACGCCGACGACGTCACCTACTTCATGCAGTTCGTAGGTCGCTTCGAGCGCGAATTGGTCACCGCGCAGGTCATCGACGAACCCCTGAACTTGATAGCCGACGTTGCCACGCGCGCCCTGGTCTTCGACATGGCCCAGGGTGTCGTCGGGACGGTCGTGCGCTTCCTGCGCCTCGCCCTCGAGGAGTCCTTCGATAACGACGAGCCCATGGACTGGAACCACATCGCCAAAGCGTTCCGGGCATGGAACCGTGGTCTGGAAAAGCCGGGCAAGGACCCGTTCGCCAACAAGACCGGTTCCGCCGCCACCGAAAAGAAGCTCAAGGCGATCGAGGCCGAAGTCATGGAAGCAGCCCGATGA
- the ugpC gene encoding sn-glycerol-3-phosphate ABC transporter ATP-binding protein UgpC, with translation MVALSLRNVTKSFNETDVIRGVSLDIDKGEFVVFVGPSGCGKSTLLRMIAGLDHATSGEIAIDGQVVNEVEPSRRGIAMVFQSYALYPHKTVFYNMAFGLQIERRPKAEIVARVTSAARILHIENLLQRKPGQLSGGQRQRVAIGRAIVRQPKVFLFDEPLSNLDAALRVEMRMELAKLHRELGATMIYVTHDQTEAMTLADRIVVLDGGVVQQVGSPMELYENPANRFVAGFIGSPRMNFVPAEVVATDEGAVTLALFGRTIVVPSQERMAVGQAVTLGIRPHDLELVEAGQCLCEGQAILVERVGTETLVTLACSGTELIAALPGRTDVALGQRLELGFDPARARIFA, from the coding sequence ATGGTCGCCCTGTCACTGCGCAATGTCACCAAGTCGTTCAACGAGACCGATGTCATCAGGGGTGTGAGCCTCGATATCGACAAGGGCGAGTTCGTCGTCTTTGTCGGTCCGTCCGGCTGCGGAAAGTCCACGCTGCTGCGCATGATCGCAGGGCTCGACCATGCCACAAGCGGGGAAATCGCCATCGACGGGCAGGTGGTCAACGAGGTGGAACCGTCGCGGCGCGGCATTGCCATGGTGTTCCAGAGCTATGCGCTCTATCCGCACAAGACGGTGTTCTACAACATGGCTTTCGGTCTGCAGATCGAACGGCGACCCAAAGCGGAAATCGTGGCGCGGGTGACCTCTGCCGCGCGCATCCTTCACATCGAGAACCTGCTCCAGCGAAAGCCGGGACAGCTCTCCGGCGGCCAGCGCCAGCGCGTCGCGATTGGCCGTGCCATTGTCCGGCAACCCAAGGTCTTCCTGTTCGACGAACCGCTGAGCAATCTCGACGCGGCACTCCGCGTCGAGATGCGGATGGAGCTGGCCAAGCTGCATCGCGAATTGGGGGCGACGATGATCTATGTCACCCATGACCAGACGGAGGCCATGACTTTGGCCGACCGGATTGTCGTTCTCGATGGCGGCGTCGTGCAGCAGGTGGGTTCGCCCATGGAGCTTTACGAAAATCCCGCCAATCGTTTCGTGGCGGGCTTCATCGGCTCGCCGCGCATGAATTTCGTGCCGGCCGAGGTTGTCGCGACCGACGAGGGCGCGGTGACCTTGGCTCTGTTCGGCCGCACGATCGTAGTTCCGAGTCAGGAAAGAATGGCAGTAGGTCAGGCCGTCACATTGGGTATCCGCCCGCATGACCTGGAGTTGGTCGAGGCAGGGCAGTGCCTATGCGAGGGACAAGCGATACTTGTTGAGCGCGTGGGCACCGAAACACTGGTCACACTCGCCTGTTCCGGCACGGAATTGATAGCGGCTCTTCCCGGGCGCACCGATGTAGCACTCGGCCAGCGGCTCGAACTCGGCTTCGACCCCGCCCGCGCCAGGATATTTGCCTGA
- a CDS encoding alpha-glucosidase/alpha-galactosidase, whose product MPKITLIGAGSTVFAQSIIGDVLSNPALQHATIALHDIDAERLKTSEVVARRIGDTLGIKNLRVEASQDRRAMLKDADFVILMMQVGGYKPATVTDFEVPDSFGLNQTIGDTLGIGGIFRGLRTIPVLFDICRDIEELCPDALLMQYVNPMAINCWAIKDRFPHIKTVGLCHSVQETSHQLAEILGENPSDLNYLCAGINHVAFYLRFEKVLADGTTEDLYPRLKAIAEAGTAPDEDLVRFEMLRRVGHFVTESSVHFSEYNSWFLKRGRQDLLDKYKLRLGEYLYRCQDQIAEWHELRKELEGDAPLDVEQSNEYAAGIIRSMVTGDKGLIYGNVPNRGLVANLPDDAVVEVPCLVDRNGIQPTAVGRIPSHLASIMQLSINVQRQTVEAAISGKREHIYHAAMLDPHTAAELSLDEIWQLCDRLIERHGDLLPQYR is encoded by the coding sequence ATGCCAAAAATCACGCTTATCGGCGCCGGCAGCACGGTCTTTGCCCAGTCCATCATTGGCGATGTTCTGTCCAACCCGGCGCTGCAACACGCCACTATCGCCCTGCACGATATCGACGCCGAGCGTCTGAAGACCTCCGAAGTCGTGGCCCGCCGGATCGGGGACACGCTGGGGATCAAGAACCTCCGGGTCGAGGCCTCGCAAGACCGCCGGGCCATGCTCAAGGATGCCGACTTCGTCATCCTGATGATGCAGGTGGGCGGCTACAAGCCTGCCACCGTTACAGATTTTGAAGTCCCCGACAGCTTTGGCCTCAACCAGACCATTGGCGACACCCTCGGTATCGGTGGCATCTTCCGGGGCCTGCGCACCATTCCGGTGCTGTTCGACATCTGCCGCGACATAGAGGAACTCTGTCCCGATGCGCTGCTGATGCAATATGTGAACCCGATGGCGATCAACTGCTGGGCCATCAAGGACAGGTTTCCGCATATCAAGACCGTCGGACTCTGTCACTCGGTGCAGGAAACATCCCATCAACTGGCTGAAATCCTTGGCGAAAACCCCAGCGACCTCAATTATCTTTGCGCCGGCATCAACCACGTCGCCTTCTATCTCAGATTCGAAAAGGTGCTGGCCGACGGCACTACCGAAGACCTATACCCGCGCCTCAAGGCGATTGCCGAAGCGGGAACAGCGCCCGACGAAGACCTCGTCCGCTTCGAAATGCTGCGCCGCGTCGGCCATTTCGTCACCGAATCCAGCGTGCATTTCTCCGAATACAACTCCTGGTTCCTCAAGCGTGGTCGCCAGGACCTGCTCGACAAATACAAACTCCGCCTGGGCGAATATCTCTATCGCTGCCAAGACCAGATCGCGGAATGGCACGAGCTGCGCAAGGAGCTCGAAGGCGATGCGCCGCTGGACGTGGAGCAGTCCAATGAATATGCCGCAGGGATCATCCGCTCCATGGTCACCGGCGACAAGGGCCTGATCTACGGCAATGTTCCCAATCGGGGCCTCGTCGCCAACCTGCCCGATGATGCCGTGGTGGAAGTCCCCTGCCTCGTCGATCGGAATGGCATCCAGCCGACCGCCGTAGGTCGGATCCCCTCCCACCTTGCGTCAATCATGCAGCTCTCGATAAACGTGCAGCGCCAGACGGTTGAGGCCGCCATAAGCGGCAAGCGCGAACACATCTACCACGCAGCCATGCTCGATCCCCACACTGCGGCCGAACTGTCGCTGGACGAAATCTGGCAGCTCTGCGACCGTCTGATCGAGCGGCACGGCGATCTTCTGCCACAATATCGCTGA
- a CDS encoding carbohydrate ABC transporter permease, translating into MSEVTLASTGKAQAKHQLAASMLVHLRGQFWVYLLLLAGGVLMMAPFIWMVSTALKPPADQFTRDLIPQNLTLENFLTAWQRMEFQHLMWNSARIAALSTIGQVITCSMGAFVFAVVKFPGRNLLFMLLLATLMLPYQVTVIPQFIIFSWLGLYGTDVPLWLPNFLGGAFGVFLMRQYFRTIPIDLMEAARLDGASLFRVYWSVYLPLAKPALAALALFSFMNSWNDLYTAMIYLPSNLQTTTLPVGLSLFQRLYRAQWAVMMAAVVISIAPIIIAFFFAQKQFIQGIATSGLK; encoded by the coding sequence ATGAGCGAGGTCACGCTAGCTTCAACAGGCAAAGCACAGGCAAAGCACCAGCTTGCTGCCAGCATGCTTGTTCATCTTCGCGGGCAATTCTGGGTCTATCTGCTACTGCTCGCCGGCGGCGTCCTGATGATGGCGCCGTTCATCTGGATGGTTTCCACGGCCCTCAAGCCGCCAGCGGATCAGTTCACCCGCGATCTTATACCACAGAATCTGACGCTGGAGAATTTCCTTACCGCCTGGCAGCGCATGGAATTCCAGCATCTGATGTGGAATTCGGCACGTATCGCCGCGCTCTCCACCATTGGGCAGGTCATCACTTGCTCCATGGGCGCCTTCGTCTTCGCGGTGGTGAAGTTCCCCGGGCGGAACCTCTTGTTCATGCTCCTGCTCGCCACCCTGATGCTGCCCTATCAAGTAACTGTCATCCCACAATTTATCATCTTCAGCTGGCTCGGTCTCTACGGCACGGACGTGCCACTCTGGCTACCCAATTTCCTCGGGGGAGCCTTCGGCGTGTTCCTGATGCGTCAGTATTTCCGCACCATTCCGATTGACCTGATGGAGGCCGCAAGGCTCGACGGAGCCAGCCTGTTTCGCGTTTACTGGTCGGTCTATCTGCCCTTGGCAAAGCCTGCGCTCGCCGCTTTGGCATTGTTTTCCTTCATGAATTCCTGGAACGACCTCTACACGGCGATGATCTATCTGCCGTCCAATCTGCAAACCACCACCCTTCCGGTCGGGCTGTCACTGTTCCAGCGGCTCTACCGGGCGCAATGGGCCGTGATGATGGCGGCCGTCGTCATTTCCATCGCACCCATCATCATCGCCTTCTTCTTTGCCCAGAAGCAATTCATCCAGGGGATCGCCACGTCCGGTCTCAAGTAA
- a CDS encoding sugar ABC transporter permease, translating to MSEDGIRPRGSERIWVALLLMPTMLGLALGALGSMAATIGLSFFAWDMLSKPDWAGLANYLALPGNRNFMRALNNTALFSAIYVPATVLLSLGIAVLLNRGIYGKSLFRLIFFLPVITSPTAVGLVWTWIYSKDRGVLNGIISFLGGEPQHWLGVDLALYSVVVVNVWGAIGQGMIIFLAGLQAIPRDLYEAASIEGASPFRQFREITVPLLLPSIFFQTVLSTIYAFQAFDYVYILTQTGNGNSTVPTLVFNIYREGFNFFRMGNATAQAVVLAVIVMVLTLAYSQLQKRWGQT from the coding sequence ATGTCGGAAGACGGTATCAGGCCAAGAGGAAGCGAGCGCATCTGGGTTGCGCTGCTGCTGATGCCCACCATGCTCGGCCTGGCGCTCGGTGCGCTGGGCTCGATGGCGGCCACCATTGGTCTCAGCTTTTTCGCCTGGGACATGCTGAGCAAGCCGGATTGGGCAGGCCTCGCTAACTACCTGGCTCTGCCGGGCAATCGCAATTTCATGCGGGCGCTCAACAACACCGCCCTGTTCTCGGCGATCTATGTCCCGGCCACCGTATTGCTCTCGCTGGGCATCGCCGTACTTCTCAATCGCGGCATTTACGGCAAGAGCCTGTTCCGCCTGATCTTCTTCCTGCCCGTCATCACCTCGCCCACCGCGGTCGGTCTCGTCTGGACCTGGATCTATTCCAAGGATCGCGGCGTGCTCAACGGCATCATCTCCTTCCTCGGCGGCGAACCGCAACACTGGCTGGGCGTCGACCTGGCGCTCTACTCGGTCGTCGTGGTCAACGTCTGGGGCGCGATCGGGCAGGGCATGATCATCTTCCTCGCCGGCCTGCAGGCCATTCCCCGCGATCTCTATGAGGCAGCCTCGATCGAAGGCGCCAGTCCGTTCCGCCAGTTCCGCGAGATCACCGTGCCACTCTTGTTGCCGTCGATCTTCTTCCAGACCGTGCTCAGCACGATCTACGCCTTCCAAGCCTTCGACTATGTCTACATCCTGACCCAAACGGGCAATGGCAACTCCACCGTCCCGACGCTGGTGTTCAACATCTACCGCGAGGGGTTCAACTTCTTCCGCATGGGCAATGCGACGGCGCAAGCAGTGGTCCTGGCGGTCATCGTCATGGTCCTGACGCTGGCCTATTCGCAGTTGCAAAAGCGCTGGGGGCAGACATGA
- a CDS encoding sugar ABC transporter substrate-binding protein — MRTLLTATALTGLALTMPAHAQTELTYMMWGDPPELAVWQQIVEEFEAAHRDISVSVEVSDWSSYWDRLRVTTVGGNAPDIFAMDAPIYPDWQSRGSLLDLTPYLDAEPAVLDGVYPGPLAAYQLEEGTFGLPRDFQTIVLYYNKEMFDAAGVAHPTADWTLEDLRTAAKALTLDKDNDGVTDQWGLSVELLDMEPMWGPVVYGYGGEPISEDRAKTLLAEGPAFDAWTYLSGLALEDRSVMSAEDLESYGSDGFLAGVAAMTFSGHWVVPAYNELAFDWDVSPFPAGPAKQATLVNSAGIVISSATEHPDEAWEFVKFVISEAGQSKLTELGFAIPVLEAVANSPVYLDQAAKGNHQVFLDALDYAHTKPSFKGYEEWSGLVGEELSMVWTEQQSIDDALANIPPAADDVLASNQ; from the coding sequence ATGAGGACGCTGCTGACCGCGACTGCCTTGACCGGACTGGCTTTGACCATGCCGGCGCACGCCCAGACCGAATTGACCTATATGATGTGGGGTGATCCGCCGGAACTGGCGGTGTGGCAACAGATCGTCGAGGAATTCGAGGCCGCCCATCGTGACATCTCCGTCAGCGTCGAAGTCTCTGACTGGAGCAGCTATTGGGATCGCCTGCGGGTGACCACGGTTGGTGGCAATGCGCCCGACATCTTTGCCATGGACGCGCCGATCTATCCGGACTGGCAATCCCGTGGCAGTCTGCTGGACCTCACGCCCTATCTCGACGCCGAGCCTGCCGTGCTCGACGGCGTCTATCCCGGTCCATTGGCGGCCTACCAGCTCGAGGAGGGCACGTTCGGCCTGCCGCGCGACTTCCAGACCATCGTACTCTACTACAACAAGGAAATGTTCGACGCGGCCGGTGTCGCCCATCCCACGGCAGACTGGACGCTTGAGGACCTGCGCACCGCCGCCAAGGCGCTGACGCTGGACAAGGACAATGATGGCGTCACCGATCAGTGGGGCCTTTCCGTCGAACTTCTCGACATGGAGCCCATGTGGGGTCCGGTTGTCTATGGCTATGGCGGCGAGCCGATCAGCGAAGATCGCGCCAAGACCCTTCTGGCCGAGGGCCCGGCTTTCGATGCCTGGACCTATCTCAGCGGATTGGCGCTCGAAGACCGTTCGGTCATGAGCGCCGAAGACCTCGAAAGCTACGGCTCCGATGGCTTCCTCGCTGGCGTTGCGGCCATGACCTTCTCCGGTCACTGGGTCGTGCCCGCCTACAATGAGCTGGCCTTCGACTGGGACGTTTCGCCTTTCCCTGCCGGTCCCGCCAAACAGGCAACCCTGGTCAATAGCGCCGGCATCGTCATCAGCTCGGCTACCGAGCATCCCGACGAGGCCTGGGAGTTCGTCAAGTTTGTCATCAGCGAAGCCGGCCAGAGCAAGTTGACCGAATTGGGTTTTGCCATTCCCGTGCTCGAAGCCGTTGCCAACAGCCCGGTCTATCTCGACCAGGCAGCCAAGGGGAACCACCAGGTCTTCCTCGACGCGCTCGATTACGCCCACACCAAGCCCAGCTTCAAGGGCTATGAGGAATGGTCGGGCCTCGTCGGCGAGGAACTGTCCATGGTCTGGACGGAGCAGCAGAGCATCGACGATGCCCTGGCCAATATCCCGCCCGCCGCCGACGACGTTCTCGCCTCCAATCAGTAA
- a CDS encoding helix-turn-helix domain-containing protein — MQPGTSSLLNGMPMSDPDEDILYNDFCVETHLADAMPESHWHDHIEINYLWSGTLRYLINGQFLTLQAGEICVFWAASPHQVISVEPDQGLSCAYVPLATFLALNLEPGFRQAILHGGIYYGRDGDEGDRYLFARWTREWLSASDQQRDLLEEEVHLRLKRLSWTAQRAEGEFAAPSTRGQTGRRAVSHTEAMTRYIHANLDAGVTVSDVVAASGLHATNAHAAFNRVLGMSIGEYVRRQRLRHAMRLLVDTDVEIAQIAFDCGYSSVGRLYEAFQKRLNKTPRAYRQEFRQSR, encoded by the coding sequence ATGCAGCCAGGCACCAGTTCACTGCTCAATGGCATGCCCATGTCCGATCCTGACGAGGACATTCTCTACAACGACTTCTGCGTCGAGACCCATCTGGCCGACGCCATGCCGGAATCGCATTGGCACGACCACATCGAGATCAACTACCTCTGGTCGGGCACGCTGCGCTATCTGATCAACGGCCAGTTCCTGACGCTTCAGGCCGGCGAAATCTGTGTGTTCTGGGCGGCGTCGCCGCATCAGGTGATCTCGGTTGAGCCCGACCAGGGACTAAGCTGCGCCTATGTTCCGTTGGCGACCTTTCTGGCGCTCAATCTCGAGCCCGGCTTTCGCCAGGCGATCCTGCATGGCGGAATCTATTATGGTCGCGACGGCGACGAGGGAGACCGCTATCTCTTTGCCCGATGGACCCGGGAATGGCTCTCGGCCAGCGACCAGCAGCGCGACCTGCTGGAAGAAGAAGTTCATTTAAGACTCAAGCGCTTGTCCTGGACCGCGCAGCGCGCAGAGGGTGAATTTGCCGCTCCATCGACCCGCGGCCAGACCGGCCGACGCGCCGTGTCCCACACCGAAGCCATGACCCGCTATATCCACGCCAATCTCGATGCCGGAGTGACCGTTTCCGACGTCGTCGCGGCTTCGGGTCTGCATGCCACCAATGCCCATGCCGCCTTCAACCGGGTGCTGGGCATGTCGATTGGCGAATATGTGCGGCGGCAGAGACTGCGCCACGCCATGCGCCTGCTGGTCGATACGGATGTCGAGATTGCGCAGATCGCGTTCGACTGCGGTTACAGTTCCGTGGGCCGGCTTTACGAGGCCTTCCAGAAGCGGCTGAACAAGACGCCGCGCGCCTATCGCCAGGAATTTCGCCAGTCTCGATAG
- a CDS encoding ROK family transcriptional regulator — translation MVLRGTNQELSRPHNRRIVLEFIRARGAVPRSAIADGVGLTVQTVSTIVRELEELGYLLTVREKPRGRGTPPQVMRLNPDGAYAIGISVTPLGVEAGLTNLAGDMLGSATRVAARLRPTEGFRLIGELVAEMKHLAGDRRILGIGLAMPGPVDVQAMSFVGPTTLEGWGNVPVRAQLQEVSGLPAFLAVDTSAAATGERLYGRGANLRHFYYLHFGVGLGGVMMQDGVPISGARGNATEIGHIPLVPGGRPCPCGNAGCLERYVSLDSFEQRDAGQSEADWVAEVAPIFSSAVTTIENLFDPEAIILGGMASQGLLDALAALGDGLPVSVAARYDRALPRLIASTDRQSVLRGAAALAVSGVLSPGRDAFSPEHAMRDPLSDGMAA, via the coding sequence ATGGTACTGAGGGGTACGAACCAGGAGCTTTCGAGGCCGCACAATCGGCGGATCGTGCTCGAATTCATTCGCGCCCGAGGTGCCGTCCCGCGCAGTGCCATCGCCGACGGGGTCGGCCTCACCGTCCAGACCGTTTCCACGATTGTCCGCGAGCTCGAAGAGCTGGGTTACCTGCTGACGGTTCGCGAAAAGCCGCGTGGTCGCGGTACGCCGCCGCAGGTGATGCGGCTCAATCCAGACGGCGCCTATGCCATCGGCATCAGCGTTACCCCGCTCGGCGTCGAAGCCGGGCTCACAAATCTCGCCGGCGACATGCTCGGCTCGGCCACGCGCGTTGCGGCGCGCCTCAGACCAACGGAAGGCTTTCGCCTGATCGGAGAGCTCGTCGCCGAAATGAAGCATCTGGCCGGCGACCGGCGCATTCTGGGCATCGGCCTTGCCATGCCCGGCCCAGTCGATGTGCAGGCCATGAGCTTTGTCGGGCCGACGACGCTGGAGGGCTGGGGCAATGTCCCGGTGCGCGCGCAGCTACAGGAAGTCTCCGGCCTGCCCGCTTTCCTTGCGGTCGATACGTCGGCGGCAGCGACAGGCGAGCGGCTATACGGCCGCGGCGCCAATCTGCGGCACTTTTATTACCTGCATTTCGGCGTGGGTCTGGGCGGCGTCATGATGCAGGATGGTGTGCCGATTAGCGGCGCGCGGGGCAATGCCACCGAAATCGGGCATATTCCGCTGGTGCCGGGCGGACGCCCCTGCCCTTGCGGCAATGCGGGGTGTCTGGAGCGCTATGTTTCGCTCGACAGTTTCGAGCAGCGCGACGCCGGCCAGAGCGAGGCCGACTGGGTCGCCGAGGTCGCACCAATCTTCTCCAGTGCCGTGACCACGATCGAAAACCTGTTCGACCCGGAAGCCATCATCTTGGGCGGCATGGCCAGCCAAGGCCTGCTCGATGCGCTGGCCGCGCTGGGCGATGGCCTGCCGGTTTCGGTGGCGGCGCGCTATGACCGCGCCCTGCCCCGCCTCATCGCCTCGACTGATCGCCAGTCTGTGCTTCGCGGGGCCGCAGCCCTGGCGGTATCAGGCGTGCTGTCGCCGGGACGAGACGCTTTCTCCCCTGAACACGCGATGCGTGACCCCTTGTCCGATGGAATGGCCGCATGA
- a CDS encoding ATP-binding cassette domain-containing protein: MTENLLVLDNITKNYGAVQALRGISFTVGKGEVIALLGDNGAGKSTLVKIISGGLDASSGSMTFEGKDYRPKTPSEAKASGIETVYQDLSLCTNVDVVGNFFMGRELTRSVMGVKVLDEKAMEAQVAKALSAAGTRIPSLRTKVEHLSGGQRQAIELNRFVHWGGKLVLLDEPFAALGVEQTRRGLEMIRQVAAQGIGVIIITHIMQQAFQVADRMVVIRQGVVAGDVKRSETNADAVISMITGEALAGAGPASAA, translated from the coding sequence ATGACCGAAAACCTGCTCGTTCTCGACAATATCACCAAGAATTACGGGGCCGTGCAGGCGCTACGCGGCATATCCTTCACCGTGGGCAAGGGCGAGGTCATTGCCCTGCTCGGCGACAATGGCGCCGGCAAGTCGACGCTGGTCAAGATCATCTCCGGTGGGCTCGACGCCAGCTCGGGCAGCATGACTTTCGAGGGCAAGGACTATCGCCCCAAGACACCATCGGAGGCCAAGGCTTCCGGCATCGAGACGGTCTATCAGGACCTGTCGCTCTGCACCAATGTCGACGTCGTGGGCAATTTCTTCATGGGCCGCGAGCTGACGCGCTCGGTCATGGGCGTGAAAGTGCTCGACGAGAAGGCCATGGAGGCGCAGGTCGCCAAGGCTCTGTCGGCGGCGGGCACGCGCATTCCATCGCTCCGCACCAAAGTGGAGCATCTGTCGGGCGGCCAGCGGCAGGCCATCGAGCTCAACCGCTTTGTTCATTGGGGCGGCAAGCTGGTGCTGCTCGACGAGCCTTTTGCTGCGCTTGGCGTGGAGCAGACGCGACGCGGCCTCGAGATGATCCGCCAGGTCGCCGCGCAGGGGATCGGGGTCATCATCATCACCCACATCATGCAGCAGGCCTTCCAGGTCGCCGACCGCATGGTGGTGATCCGTCAGGGCGTTGTGGCGGGCGATGTGAAGCGTTCGGAGACAAATGCAGATGCCGTGATCTCCATGATCACGGGTGAAGCCCTGGCCGGTGCCGGACCAGCCAGTGCAGCCTGA